The Montipora foliosa isolate CH-2021 chromosome 10, ASM3666993v2, whole genome shotgun sequence genomic sequence TAAATGTAATCATTGGTGTGAAACCCTTTTTTTCTAGATGTGACATAGATATGATGAACATTTCGCAATGCCACCAAGTCTTTCGTGATTTCCTTGTTCAAAGTATGTATATACTTGAAGATCTACAAgatccaataattattattcagtttttaataataatggttGGGCCTCTAATTTGCACATGTTGTTTGTGAGAGAATGTTTAACACATATTTAACACATGTTGTCTGcacaaaaattaatgcaaaagtATTGAGCAACATATTAAGCCACTCCTGTTATAAAAATAGATATTACCTTTCTTAAATGCTATGTGTGATATGTTGATATTTGTGACCCCAAgatgtttcaaattttttggATTCTTTTGTTAGCTTGAAAGAGGGTTCTTTTGACTTCCTGTAGAAATACCCTCCACGTGGGTGTAGGAAACTACAACATTTTGCTTTGTTATCAGTTTCTCCTATTTGCAGCTTTTTAAAGTGTGTGAAAGTGCAATTGTAATTACAGGGAAAGCTCCTCGAAGCTGTCGGACTAAGTGTATTTTACTTTCCCCTTTCTTGGATGCATTTAAAAGGAACACATTCACACAAGTGAAGACAATGTTTTCTCGATTTCTCAGGCATAATATATTATCATTCTCATCATCATATATGTTACATCTTCTCTATCCCCTCAATGTAACTTACACACAACATGAGTGTATAAACCTTTAgagagtattattattattattattattattattattatgcactcGACTGGTAACTATTGCTTGAGCTATTTGTAACTGTTAGTTTGTTGTTACCCCAGATCATCTCAGTGTAGTATATTAACTACCAAGTTCCACTAATACAATACTGGATTTTAGTAATTTTGTAAAACTTTAACACTTGAGAACAGTGATCGGAAATTATTTCCACTAATACAAAACAGGATTTTAGTAATTTTGTAAAACTTTAATACTTAAAAACAGTGATCGGAAATTATTTCCATATGCAGTAATTAAAAACACCATCTTTACATCTCGAGATAACTTCAATAAATAACATATCATTGACTTATGAGACCTAAATAACCACAGTGTGTAATTGAGAATTCAAACACAACGTCGTAACATTCCAAAATATGTAATATCGTGTCCTGACTTGATTATTTAACAACATCGTTTATTGATTACATTCCGTAATTCCTCACCATAGTAcaacataattatatttttctaAAGTCCTGAGTTTATTTTCAGAGTTTTCTGGTTTCTCTGAAGAGATCGCAAAATCAAACGAGCGGAAGCGCTAATTTCACACGTCTGATCTATAAAACACGTTTAAACCCAGTTGGTTAAAATAGCAACATGCTCGAGTTAAAACCATTGAAACGAGAACTATAGGAAAGTAACATTTTCTaatctttccttcattttgatGTTTTGGCGAATATATACCATACatttcagttttgcacaacttCATAGATGTTTGTTCGCACGTGCTCGATCTTTAAGTTCCGCTTTCCAAGTTTCTCCGAACCTCAGTGAGTTGAAGTCACCGTTACGACAATTGTATCTCTACCTTTAAGTTTACAGTTCCAAGGGGAGGAATCCGTACTCAACTCTCCGTAATAGGAATTTTCGCTAGGGCTGGTTCAATAACATGATTTCGCATCCGCTATGCACATGTTTCATAACTTGTACCTTTAAATTGGTAACTTGTTTCTTTAGGTCACTGACTTCAGAATGGAGCTTGAGGTTAATGTCTTTTAGTTCGTCCACTTTCTGCTGAAGATCTGCttccttttcaagttttctctttCGGCATTTAGACGCCGCTACAcgatttctttgtttctttcgttCGTTCTTCACCGTTTCCTGTAACGCCAAATCGATCGGAGGAAGAGGCGGTGTTCCGGGTACAACTTGCGGCTCATTCTCAACTTTAATGTTCTCCAATCTTTGCGCTGGTATTTGAACACTCAATATTTGACTTAAGCTTGTGCTGGGATCAAAATTGCAAGCTGCATTCCGTTGAAAATCGGGGAAAATTTGGTTGGCTCCGGCCGATTGTAGCGACACCAGCGGAAGTGACTGGGTTGAGATGGTGGATGTTGCTGAGCACATCACAGGAGTTGCACTGGCGACCGTGTTTGTCGCTGAGTTCGCTCCATTCGCTGTCACAAACGGCATATTAACAGTGCTTTGTATCGATGACAT encodes the following:
- the LOC137973337 gene encoding transcription factor Jun-like, whose amino-acid sequence is MEASLYDEEIMPTTSTSQSSSYDKGNLKLDFSSPNTRRQTSIEGTVLTSPDLNLLTLGSPELEKLIMSYGGILTTPTPGQLFKGTFSVTEQQEMYARGFMEALQRLHDQQGNESQNAAIAAVQSIPMSSIQSTVNMPFVTANGANSATNTVASATPVMCSATSTISTQSLPLVSLQSAGANQIFPDFQRNAACNFDPSTSLSQILSVQIPAQRLENIKVENEPQVVPGTPPLPPIDLALQETVKNERKKQRNRVAASKCRKRKLEKEADLQQKVDELKDINLKLHSEVSDLKKQVTNLKVQVMKHVHSGCEIMLLNQP